The following coding sequences lie in one Glycine soja cultivar W05 chromosome 16, ASM419377v2, whole genome shotgun sequence genomic window:
- the LOC114390936 gene encoding uncharacterized protein LOC114390936: protein MCTVSVSHCNQANGIMEDSFRVRAERAFGSLPIPSSSLNTLWSLTEDEINNSPSNRTPKPKPKPYPSSSSRVQLQKGLHDLDDDDDDDDEEEEEPRGVSKPPDYDDEQWQIRAGIGRDCTLDYEEEEDQYDKQAIGKENSGDRVYMKDLNDDGVEISSCNVFPTSFRDFVRDPRANHLAARIRLKQDDEAAAKKIDALHVSEKSAPDIGGGSGSDVINPKSILKSKDNLSEPRDVRKRVRFDSECDDSGNDDDGLEGRTRGVRMKTSSMEEATASDQLSKSKEFDSAVPDYIRNPSRYTRYTFDDSPSDMDDKSNKEACMSFLLQLKGSNAAKRTGPQADEALEDLPSVTFISKKKSGDANMCDSEMVSKPKLDAGTEAMNKRAFPVGIAASDSENSDACAMEEDEPEVKDIKKSSQKVNRQYRKKAQENLEEPV from the exons atGTGTACGGTTTCCGTCAGCCACTGCAACCAAGCCAACGGCATCATGGAAGACAGTTTCAGAGTACGAGCAGAGAGAGCCTTTGGTTCTCTTCCaatcccttcttcttctctcaacACTCTCTGGTCTCTCACCGAAGACGAAATCAATAACTCCCCTTCCAATCGCACCCCCAAACCTAAACCCAAACCCTACCCCTCTTCAAGCTCCCGGGTTCAGCTCCAGAAGGGCCTCCACGATctcgacgacgacgacgacgacgatgacgaagaagaagaagagcctCGTGGAGTCTCTAAACCCCCTGATTACGACGATGAACAGTGGCAGATTAGGGCTGGTATTGGCCGAGATTGCACCCTCGATTACGAG GAAGAGGAGGATCAATATGACAAGCAGGCTATAGGCAAAGAGAATTCGGGTGATCGTGTGTATATGAAGGATCTAAACGACGATGGAGTTGAGATTAGTTCTTGCAATGTTTTCCCCACTTCATTCAGAGATTTTGTCAGAGACCCGCGTGCAAATCATTTGGCGGCAAGGATTAGGCTGAAGCAGGATGACGAAGCAGCAGCCAAAAAAATTGATGCTCTGCATGTCTCTGAGAAATCTGCACCAGACATTGGTGGTGGTAGTGGCAGTGATGTTATTAACCCCAAGTCAATCTTGAAGAGTAAGGATAATCTTTCGGAGCCCAGGGATGTTCGCAAACGTGTTCGGTTTGATTCTGAATGTGATGATAGTGGTAACGATGATGATGGGCTTGAAGGAAGAACCAGGGGTGTTCGCATGAAGACCTCTTCAATGGAAGAGGCTACAGCTTCTGATCAGTTGTCAAAGTCAAAAGAATTTGATTCAGCTGTTCCAGATTACATTCGTAATCCTTCAAGATACACCCGTTACACTTTTGATGATTCTCCAAGTGACATGGATGACAAATCAAATAAGGAAGCATGCATGAGCTTCCTTTTGCAGTTGAAGGGGTCAAATGCTGCCAAGAGAACTGGACCTCAAGCAGATGAAGCTTTGGAAGATCTTCCATCAGTAACATTTATATCGAAGAAGAAATCTGGTGATGCCAATATGTGCGACAGCGAGATGGTGTCAAAGCCAAAGCTTGATGCCGGCACGGAGGCCATGAATAAAAGAGCCTTCCCTGTTGGCATAGCTGCCAGTGACTCTGAAAACAGTGACGCTTGTGCAATGGAGGAAGATGAACCAGAAGTTAAAGACATTAAAAAGAGCTCACAGAAGGTGAACCGCCAGTACAGGAAGAAAGCTCAGGAGAATTTGGAGGAGCCTGTGTAA